The sequence GGATTTGAACCAGTTTTCGGATTGGGAAGGAATGCCCAAGGAATTGTTGAGCCCATTCAAGTTCCTGTCGAGGGGGCAAGGTATGGATTGGGGTACGTCCCCACATATGATGATGAgaagacaaagaagaagaagaagataaatcaTTGTCCAAGCCAATCCCTCATTTATATCAATCCTTTCCAGTCTGTGAATATGCCGAGAAGGAGGACCCTGGAGAAGGAATCTGTGGCTTTTTTGAAGAGATTGATGCTATCATTGAAGAAGAGGTCGAGCTGACAGGATTCCGTGATGTTGAGCCAAGAGAGATGTTGTAGAACTGGACCTCCACGTCCATCCTGATCCCCCAAAATCCTTGGTAGAAGGGCATcattttatgcatatttaaatcGGTGGTAGTTCCGGAAAGGCCCAAGACCCaccattttgcatttttcttaattgtttgaatttttaattttccatcGTGATGTTTAAAAAGGCAACATGGCCCTATGCCATGGCCAAAGTTTGCACCCTTTTCTCCAAATTGAGTGAAagcctcttttattttaaaatttgtttatttactcATATgttatacttttctttttaaactttgtctgtttatggtttcagtaatataagttttaaacctgtcaatgtcatgtcatgtcacgagctgaACAAACAAAATGAGACAGATGATGACGAGGTTGATGAATACGAAGAGGAAATCGAAGCACCAAAATATGTTGCTGAAGAATTTCTACAGTTTGAAAACCAGCATAAGCCGAATCAAGAGGAAACTGAAACTGTAAGTCTAGGAGACCAAGAGCGTGTTAAAGAGGCAAAAATCATCTTTCACTTGAATGaaattcagaggaagggcctaATTCATCTGCTTGCTGAATATATTGATGTCTTTGTCTGGGAAGTCGGTGACATGCAAGGGCTGAGTTCCGATGTTGTATCTCATAAACTGCCAATTAATCGGTGGTTCGATTCGGTGAAGCAAAATGTTTGGAAGTTCAAGCCCGAGTTGAGtctgaaaattaaaaagaagatTACCAAATATATTGAGTCTCAACTGGTAGAAGTGACTCAATACCCGACCTGGTTGGCTAACGATGTTTTAGTCGCCAAAAGGATAGAAAAATCAGAATTTGCGTCGACTACAGGGATCTCAACAAAGCTAGCccaaaggataattttccatTGCCGAACATTCATATTCTAATTGATAATTGTGCTAAGCACGAGATGCAATCCTTTCTGGATTGTTATGCAGGTTATCATCAGATTCTGATGGACGACGAAGATGCagaaaagacaacttttcaTCACGCGATGGGGTGTGTATCATTACTGGGTGATGCCGTTTGGTCTCAAAAATGCTCCACATAAATGAGGGCTATGACGaccatatttcatgatatgattcataaggagatcGAGGTGTATGTAGATGATGTCATAATCAAGTCCCGCTAGAGTTCGGACCACTTGACACATCTAAGGAAGTTCTTTGATCGTTTGCGTCgttacaacttgaagttaaatatcaccaaatgcgcttttggagttccagccagcaagttgttgggatttatacTCAGCAGAAGAGGTATTGAGCTTGATCCTTCCAAGATTAAAccaattcaagagttacctccgccGAAGACGAGAAAAgaagtgatgagtttcttagggatgTTAAACTACATCAGTCGATTCATAGATCAATCAACCGTGGTGTGTGAACCTATCTTCAAGCTGTTGAAGAAAGACGCTCCgacaaagtggactgaagagtgtCAGATTGCTTTCAAcgctatcaagaactatttgtcaAATCCACCGGTATTGATTCCTCCGCGAGAAAGGAGTCATTTCTTTCTGTATTTGTCTGTCTCAGATAGTGCATTCGGATGCGTACTCGGTCAACTTGACGAGATAGGAAATAAGGAAAAAGCTATCTTTTAcataagcaagaagtttactccataCGAGTCTCGATACACTCTGTTGGACAGAACGTGTTTTGCTTTGACTTGGCTTGCCCAGAagttgagacattatttgtcttcaTATACTACATATCTTATTTCCAGAAAGCGATGTTGACTGGAAAGTTAGCTAAATGGTAAATGTTGTTGAGTGAGTTTGATATCGTTTATGTCACTCAGAAGGCAATAAAGGCATATGatttggctgatcatcttgcagaaaatcctattgatgaagagtatgaaccacttaagacttattttcacgatgaagaagtgtcatttgtgggtgaagatatttaTGAAGCATATCCAGGTTGGAGactattctttgatggagcgaAAAATCACCAAGGTAAAGGTATCGGAGCAGTCTTAGTGACAGAATATGGTCAGCATTATCCTACGGAAGCTAAACTCCGATTTAATTGCACAAACAACATGGCTGAATATgaagcttgtattcttggttCGAAAATGGTCATCGACATGAATGTTTACAAGTtgttggttattggagactcaAATCTTTTGATTCATCAGGTTCATGGAGAATGGGATGTGAAAAACCCAAAGATAATACCTTACGTATAGTATGTACAGAAGTTGTGTAAAGGTTCAGTaagatcgagttcagacataGTCCTAGAATACAGAATGAGTTGGCTgatgctcttgccaccatcgCTTCGATGATTAAGCACCCGGATACAAATTCTATTGATCCTCTGGATATAGAGTTGAAGGAACATCCAATCCATTGTTCCCATGTTGAAGTAGAACCAGACGGTTTTCCTTGGTATCTCGATATAAATAAGTATTTAGAGTCCGGAAATTATTCAGAAGATGCAACATCCAACCAAAAGAAGTTGATACGCCGTAtggctctcaatttctttctaagtggagaagtccttataggaggactccagatttgggtcttctaagatgtgttgatgttgttgaagcTGCGAAGCTTATTGAACAAATACATGCTAGAATTTGTGGAATGCATATGAATGGGCTCACTTTGGCAAGAAAAAATCCTTTGAGCCGGTTATTTCTGGATGACAAAGGAAAATGATTGCTGCAAGTTTGTGCAGAAATGTCAAGTGCATGGTGATTTGATCCGAGTGTCACCTCATGAActtaatgctatgagttcaccttggccatttgtagcttggggcatggatgtcatcggtccgATAGAGCCATCCGCTTTAAATGGACACAGATTCATTTTGGTTGCCAGTGATtacttcaccaagtgggtggaagtagcttcttacaagtcggtaaccaagaaagttgtagctGATTTGTTCGCAACAATTTGTTATGCAGGTTTGGAGTACCAaaatccatcattactgataatggtgcaaatGTCAatagtcacttgatgagagacATATGTGAGCAATTTAAGATTACTCACCATAACTTAACCGCTTatcgtcctcaaatgaatggAGTTGTAGAGGCCGCCAATAAGAATATCACGTAGATTCTGAGaaaaatgattgacaatcacCGAGGTTTGCATGAGATGTTGTCATATGCTTTGTTGGGTTATCGGACGACTGTCAGAACATCGACTGGAGCTACCCTATACTtgctagtatatggaacagaaGCAGTCATACCGGCTGAAGTGGAGATACCATCTTTGAGAATTATCCAAGAAGCTGAGTTGAGTAATGCTGAATGGGTTAGCAAGAGAATTG comes from Solanum pennellii chromosome 1, SPENNV200 and encodes:
- the LOC107018121 gene encoding uncharacterized protein LOC107018121 → MIDNHRGLHEMLSYALLGYRTTVRTSTGATLYLLVYGTEAVIPAEVEIPSLRIIQEAELSNAEWVSKRIDQLTLIDEKRMVVVCHGQLYRQRMIRAFHKRFRARTFEIGQLVLKSIFPHQDEYKGKFAPN